The following are from one region of the Nocardia terpenica genome:
- a CDS encoding helix-turn-helix domain-containing protein, producing MDPQASAAATFGAELRAHRLASGRSLRALGRLVFVSGELLAKIENAQRRPHPDLVQRLDDVLDARGELERLAALLFAAADRPMVQPPTLCPDNAEITLRRVIDDVRAADHTLAVDRHAELMTFAKATAAVDSSKLSAPAKTSLRRTLAEAEQLAGWMMFDRGDQAGAERMFARARNVAEQAGAADPCRLCARAECGVIQYLVR from the coding sequence TTGGATCCACAGGCGTCGGCTGCGGCGACGTTCGGCGCGGAACTGCGGGCACACCGGCTGGCGAGCGGACGATCGCTTCGCGCACTGGGGCGTCTGGTATTTGTCAGCGGCGAGCTGCTGGCCAAGATCGAAAACGCGCAGCGGCGTCCGCATCCGGACTTGGTGCAACGGTTGGATGACGTCCTGGACGCGCGGGGTGAGCTCGAGCGACTGGCTGCGCTGTTGTTCGCCGCTGCGGATCGACCGATGGTTCAGCCGCCGACATTGTGTCCGGATAATGCGGAGATCACGTTACGACGAGTGATCGACGATGTGCGGGCGGCCGATCACACCCTGGCCGTGGATCGGCATGCCGAGCTGATGACATTCGCCAAAGCCACTGCTGCAGTGGACAGTTCGAAACTGTCGGCCCCGGCGAAAACATCGCTGCGACGCACGCTGGCCGAGGCCGAGCAGCTTGCCGGGTGGATGATGTTCGATCGAGGTGATCAAGCGGGCGCCGAGCGGATGTTCGCTCGCGCCCGGAACGTCGCAGAACAAGCCGGTGCCGCGGACCCTTGTCGCCTATGTGCTCGGGCCGAATGCGGCGTTATCCAATATCTGGTGCGGTAA
- a CDS encoding serine hydrolase domain-containing protein: MDTDFEKMLSDRVTRLHSAHGVPSLTVAVAQREVCLGAVAMGFADVEHGIPASPDSVYRIGSITKTFTAALALQLVDQQCLDLNAPVGHYLRSTSFGQVPLRMLLAHCGGIQREVPGDLWESMQGPTKSELCEAFTRVEMVAEPGQRWHYSNLGYATVGAIIEYVAGRPCDELISETLLTPLGMSRTTWTPPSDAVVGYRIDPYIEVFHREPVLDRAATAVAGQLWSTPADLLRWGNALIGAEPDVVPISVIDRMHTLQIMADPRAWTKGWGLGLILQRRPDRILAGHTGHTPGFHAALTIDRESGTVVVACTNATRGITLADVTADIADQAAVLHPPAPAPRWRPAPPCPEEVGEILGRWWSEAEETVFTWRHDGLHANLAADPDNTDTAFITDAPGCYLAVQGRFQGERLTVVRTASGTQLRWATYPFTRSPR, translated from the coding sequence ATGGATACCGATTTCGAAAAGATGCTCAGCGACCGTGTCACCCGGCTGCACAGCGCTCACGGCGTGCCCAGCCTGACGGTAGCTGTCGCCCAGCGCGAGGTTTGCCTCGGCGCAGTCGCAATGGGCTTCGCCGACGTCGAGCACGGTATTCCGGCCAGCCCCGACAGCGTGTACCGCATCGGCTCCATCACCAAGACCTTCACCGCGGCGCTGGCCCTTCAGTTGGTCGATCAGCAGTGCCTCGACCTGAACGCCCCGGTCGGACACTACCTTCGGTCGACCTCGTTCGGTCAGGTGCCCCTGCGCATGCTGTTGGCCCACTGCGGCGGCATTCAACGTGAGGTCCCCGGCGATCTGTGGGAGTCGATGCAGGGACCGACCAAATCTGAATTGTGCGAGGCTTTTACCCGGGTGGAGATGGTGGCCGAGCCGGGACAGCGATGGCATTACTCCAACCTCGGGTACGCCACGGTCGGCGCGATCATCGAGTATGTCGCAGGTCGTCCCTGTGACGAGCTGATCAGCGAGACACTGCTGACGCCGTTGGGCATGAGCCGGACAACGTGGACGCCACCGTCGGATGCGGTGGTCGGCTATCGCATCGATCCATATATTGAGGTCTTCCACCGTGAACCGGTCTTGGATCGAGCGGCGACCGCTGTTGCCGGCCAATTATGGTCCACTCCAGCCGATCTGCTGCGCTGGGGCAATGCGCTCATCGGTGCGGAACCGGATGTCGTGCCTATATCGGTCATCGACAGAATGCATACCCTACAGATCATGGCCGATCCCCGAGCGTGGACGAAGGGATGGGGACTGGGACTGATCCTCCAACGCCGCCCCGATCGCATTCTCGCCGGTCACACCGGCCACACGCCCGGCTTTCACGCGGCGCTGACCATCGACAGAGAGTCCGGGACCGTGGTCGTCGCCTGCACCAACGCCACGCGTGGCATCACTTTGGCCGATGTCACCGCCGACATTGCCGACCAAGCCGCCGTCCTCCACCCGCCGGCCCCTGCACCGAGGTGGAGACCGGCACCGCCGTGTCCCGAGGAGGTCGGCGAGATCCTCGGCCGGTGGTGGTCCGAAGCCGAGGAAACTGTGTTCACCTGGCGCCATGACGGCCTGCACGCCAACCTTGCCGCCGATCCGGACAACACCGACACCGCTTTCATTACCGATGCTCCCGGTTGCTACCTTGCCGTCCAAGGACGCTTCCAGGGCGAACGCCTGACCGTTGTCCGCACTGCTTCGGGAACCCAATTGCGTTGGGCCACGTACCCTTTCACTCGTTCGCCACGATGA
- a CDS encoding DUF5994 family protein: MTQQTIRIGTGPHSPPGERTPRILLKVDSAKTGYVDGAWWPYSDDLPAELPAVLSPLAAQLGTVHRVTYRLREWASAPDEFVFAGHVVRLDGYRHGTAHTVEVSGPRDRRLVLLVVPPGTTAHRAFSVMTTASGKHNESTVDELLMSGPRDRIGRAAALRQWQRRLETHRLGWTGSTRKESS, translated from the coding sequence ATGACGCAACAGACCATCCGAATTGGTACCGGGCCGCACAGCCCACCCGGCGAACGCACACCGCGTATTCTGCTGAAGGTCGATTCGGCCAAGACCGGCTATGTCGACGGCGCATGGTGGCCCTACAGCGACGACCTCCCGGCCGAGCTTCCGGCCGTGCTCTCACCACTGGCCGCGCAGCTCGGCACCGTCCATCGCGTGACCTATCGCTTGCGGGAATGGGCAAGTGCGCCCGATGAATTCGTCTTCGCCGGACACGTCGTGCGACTCGACGGATACCGACACGGCACCGCGCACACGGTCGAAGTGTCCGGCCCGCGCGATCGCCGTCTGGTCCTGCTCGTGGTTCCCCCCGGCACGACCGCGCATCGTGCGTTCTCGGTGATGACCACCGCATCCGGCAAGCACAACGAATCGACGGTCGACGAGTTATTGATGTCCGGCCCGCGAGACCGTATCGGCCGGGCTGCCGCGTTACGACAGTGGCAGCGCCGGCTCGAGACCCATCGTCTCGGATGGACCGGCAGCACACGCAAGGAGTCGTCGTGA
- a CDS encoding DUF6131 family protein: MIIFGAVLLIAGLVLGFGLLTTAGIIVLLVGVALMVAGRIGHGVGGRRHYY, from the coding sequence ATGATCATCTTCGGAGCCGTCCTGCTTATCGCCGGGCTGGTGCTCGGTTTCGGCTTGCTCACCACCGCCGGAATCATCGTCCTGCTCGTCGGTGTGGCGCTGATGGTCGCCGGCCGCATCGGGCACGGGGTCGGCGGCCGACGCCACTACTACTGA
- a CDS encoding DUF2786 domain-containing protein: MTKRDRQEMIELIGNLLAKAESRAGTPEGDLFEERAFQLLAKHGIEYAHIKVGRTAADAVMREDYSLTGGFLHQQIMLLAGIASALHCTTAYWQHSPTSATVEVYGAPRHLERVRILYPPLRSRMLRHATDPPLPATPGVAPDDPEISWMHGFSLGIRARLQAAEAAAAAEADRQTGSDLQTRTLAADAKGAANARKLALPTLRRGTYNPELERESLTRGYQIGWNSDIDP, from the coding sequence GTGACCAAGCGTGACCGGCAGGAGATGATCGAACTCATCGGCAACCTGCTCGCGAAGGCCGAGAGCCGAGCCGGAACCCCCGAAGGCGATCTCTTCGAAGAACGCGCCTTCCAGCTGTTAGCCAAGCACGGAATCGAGTACGCCCACATCAAGGTCGGTCGTACCGCCGCCGACGCCGTGATGCGCGAAGACTATTCACTGACCGGCGGCTTCCTACACCAGCAGATCATGCTGCTGGCCGGCATCGCTTCCGCACTGCACTGCACGACGGCCTATTGGCAGCACAGCCCTACCTCCGCAACTGTCGAGGTCTACGGGGCACCGCGTCATCTCGAACGAGTCCGAATCCTGTACCCACCGCTGCGCAGCCGAATGCTCCGCCACGCCACAGATCCGCCCCTACCAGCAACGCCCGGAGTTGCTCCCGATGACCCCGAGATCAGCTGGATGCACGGCTTCAGCCTCGGCATCAGGGCTCGCCTCCAAGCCGCCGAAGCGGCTGCGGCAGCCGAGGCCGACCGGCAAACCGGATCCGATCTCCAAACCCGAACTCTCGCAGCCGACGCCAAAGGCGCGGCGAACGCAAGGAAGCTGGCCCTGCCGACCCTCCGTCGCGGTACCTACAACCCGGAACTCGAACGTGAATCGCTCACACGGGGCTACCAGATCGGTTGGAACTCCGACATCGATCCGTAG
- a CDS encoding N-6 DNA methylase yields the protein MDYLQLLLCAVFVRVRAPEQWARISDLSAKAVADQGDPAKLLDSVGAVVDAVLRGHGVLPGMRPIFARLQPDAVEDVAQVLRTCHDLDHDSFREILDRFAEWGQRDSSEFFTPSSIVGLATEIMLHEVTGPVRCHDPYLRFGEFLAGVVSAVEDVEATGYGHRPEQLRLAAMNIAVHGADIANLLPGDVLAAKDLSGRPIGADIVVSNPPFNQKVSGEWTPPEGGWPFKVPPKKNGNFAWLQHVFASLRDGGRAAVVMPNQAAVSDNEDELAIRAAMVERGVVECVITLPPGLFATTPVPVSIWILTRQEESRQSVLLIDARAAGKKQAGKRILREQDKKSIVGCYFDWRTSTPEFRTRDLDRGGLAVAVSLADIKRHAYSLGPADYRPIPGNIAGRNLAPLRALCEIQAGPSNNIIKKIQYADNGVPIIAPTQLRYRRITDEHTRSVLPAVAAGMRKFQLRERDILCVRTGSLGPCAIADRSNEGMLFSTSLLRLRVLDPSSVDALYLLAFLSLPSTRTWIENKAAGTTIPSISSANLGKLLVPLPSLDEQRRIGAEMATADAGIAALQKQIRVAEAERTSAATALFAGMASSLEEDADETGNK from the coding sequence ATGGACTACCTGCAACTACTGCTGTGTGCGGTTTTCGTACGAGTCCGAGCTCCCGAGCAATGGGCGCGGATCAGTGATCTTTCCGCCAAAGCTGTTGCAGATCAAGGTGATCCGGCGAAGCTGCTCGATTCGGTTGGGGCAGTCGTAGACGCAGTACTGCGCGGGCACGGTGTGCTGCCAGGTATGCGGCCCATCTTCGCGCGACTACAGCCGGACGCGGTCGAGGACGTGGCCCAGGTCCTGCGGACATGTCATGATTTGGACCACGACTCGTTTCGGGAAATACTTGATCGTTTCGCGGAGTGGGGTCAACGGGACAGCAGTGAATTCTTTACGCCATCTAGCATTGTGGGGCTGGCGACTGAGATCATGCTCCATGAGGTCACGGGCCCTGTACGGTGCCACGATCCCTATCTGCGATTCGGGGAATTTCTCGCGGGGGTGGTATCTGCTGTTGAAGATGTAGAAGCGACGGGGTATGGACATCGCCCGGAGCAACTCCGCCTAGCGGCGATGAACATCGCAGTTCATGGCGCAGATATTGCGAACCTGCTACCTGGCGATGTCTTGGCCGCTAAGGATCTGTCGGGCCGACCGATTGGGGCCGACATTGTCGTGTCCAACCCGCCGTTCAATCAGAAGGTGTCCGGCGAATGGACTCCGCCCGAGGGAGGTTGGCCATTCAAAGTGCCGCCGAAGAAGAACGGCAACTTCGCCTGGCTCCAGCACGTATTTGCTTCGCTGCGCGATGGCGGTCGGGCGGCGGTGGTCATGCCAAATCAAGCCGCCGTGTCAGATAACGAGGACGAGCTAGCCATACGTGCCGCAATGGTCGAGCGCGGAGTCGTTGAATGTGTCATCACCCTGCCTCCAGGGCTGTTCGCTACCACGCCCGTTCCGGTGAGCATTTGGATCCTTACCCGACAGGAGGAAAGCAGACAATCCGTTCTTCTTATCGACGCCCGAGCGGCGGGCAAGAAGCAGGCAGGGAAGCGAATCCTGCGAGAACAGGATAAAAAATCCATCGTCGGATGTTATTTTGACTGGCGAACTTCTACGCCGGAATTCCGCACGAGAGATTTGGATCGAGGGGGTCTCGCCGTCGCTGTAAGCCTTGCTGATATCAAACGTCATGCATACTCTCTCGGTCCCGCTGATTACCGCCCGATTCCTGGCAATATCGCAGGTAGAAATTTGGCGCCATTACGTGCCCTATGTGAGATCCAGGCGGGCCCGTCGAACAATATCATCAAGAAGATCCAGTATGCGGATAACGGGGTCCCAATTATTGCGCCCACGCAACTGCGGTATCGCCGCATCACGGACGAACATACGAGGTCGGTACTCCCAGCGGTTGCTGCGGGGATGAGGAAGTTCCAGCTTAGAGAGAGGGACATTCTGTGCGTCAGGACTGGGTCTCTGGGCCCCTGCGCGATTGCCGATCGCAGCAACGAGGGCATGTTGTTCAGCACGAGTCTACTGAGGCTACGCGTACTTGACCCCAGCTCGGTGGACGCGCTGTATCTCCTTGCATTCCTCTCGCTCCCTTCCACCAGAACGTGGATCGAGAACAAAGCCGCTGGTACCACCATCCCGTCCATCAGTTCGGCCAACCTCGGCAAGCTGCTAGTGCCCCTGCCGTCTCTGGACGAGCAGAGACGAATCGGTGCTGAGATGGCCACTGCCGATGCGGGCATCGCCGCTCTGCAAAAGCAGATTCGCGTCGCGGAGGCAGAGCGAACGAGCGCTGCAACCGCCCTCTTCGCGGGAATGGCCTCGTCACTCGAGGAGGACGCCGACGAAACGGGCAACAAATAG